One genomic window of Cottoperca gobio chromosome 10, fCotGob3.1, whole genome shotgun sequence includes the following:
- the snx25 gene encoding sorting nexin-25: MPTPSTTTTPLAGESSSTGGGEEEGPMSATSTSSSIGSSFRFVPAFCLGVVAAVVFQLAWGGLTLTSFFLKLFIYVSFAILCFLAGSFVLLVRKSPLKVSCFDRNRRQSALRLEFFNKLMARFLVPVQESSQSRRVVVSHNVDKALKEVFDFAYRDYILSWYIPLSHDEGQLYSMLSEDWWQMIGQLRTRLADIDLVNVVCYDTIRILHTHFTDLKAASARPEECTRPFPLHPCLVSPDSELAFLRCVARILLLCLLPQKDAKSHTLRCCLTEVITTKVLKPLVEVLSDPDSINRMLLSQLEQREQQAEQQKKAYTYAASYEDFIKLISTSADVNFLKQLRYQIVVEIIHATTISSLPQLKKQKERKGKESAAMKADLLRARDMKRYINHLTVAKKQCEKRIRLLGGPNYENSEEGGADDSDEPQSQKILQFDDILCNPGYREHFRVYMERVDKTALISFWELVETLKTANKNEVPQIVGEIYQKFFVESREIPVEKFLLKEIQQSLVGNRGTQVFVRLQEQVAETMRERYYPSFLVSDHYDRLIRRDEQNSQSQCSTEEKEEECQGLDAGEEVGDEGSKRINEQASYAATKLRLLYDKLEYKRQALGSIQNAPKPDKKIVSKLKEEIGAMEKEHGELQQHITRTDWWCENLGHWRATITTAEATEEGGETVACYSVCVSLVEAEETANSRWSVQRKLTEFQMLHRKLTECFPSLKKLQLPSLSKLPFKSIDQKFLDKSKTQLNAFLQRLLTDERLCQSEALYAFLSPSPEHLKVMSIQKKSSFSLASFLEKLPGDFFSHTEEEADDDSDLSDYGDDSDGRRDALAEPCFMLIGEIFELRGMFKWVRKTLIALVQVTFGRTINKQIRDTVNWIFCEQMSVVYISVFRDTFWPNGKLAPHVKVRTDTERSETKERAQQKLLDNIPDALANLVGQQNARFGIIKIFNALQEASANKHLLYVLMEMLLKEVCPELSAEVDNI, from the exons ATGCCCACCCCCTCAACTACCACTACACCACTGGCTGGAGAGAGTAGCAGTAccggaggaggagaagaagaggggcCCATGTCTGCCACCTCCACCTCTTCTTCTATCGGCTCCTCTTTCCGGTTCGTCCCGGCTTTCTGCCTGGGCGTGGTGGCAGCAGTAGTGTTTCAGCTGGCCTGGGGAGGCCTGACTCTGACCTCATTCTTCTTGAAGTTGTTCATCTATGTGTCCTTCGCCATACTGTGTTTCCTGGCTGGGAGCTTTGTTCTGCTGGTCAGGAAGAGTCCTCTCAAAGTCAGCTGCTTTGACAGAAACAGAAGGCAGTCAGCACTACGGCTGGAGTTCTTCAACAAGCTTATG gCTCGCTTTTTGGTGCCAGTTCAGGAGTCAAGCCAGAGCAGGAGGGTGGTGGTGTCACACAATGTGGACAAAGCTCTGAAGGAAG TGTTTGACTTTGCGTACAGAGACTACATCCTGTCCTGGTACATCCCTTTGAGTCACGATGAGGGCCAGTTGTACTCCATGCTGTCGGAGGACTGGTGGCAGATGATTGGGCAATTGAGAACCAGGCTTGCTGACATTGACCTTGTCAACGTGGTGTGCTATGACACCATCCgaatcctgcacacacacttcactgacCTGAAGGCTGCATCtgcaag ACCAGAGGAGTGCACTCGACCGTTTCCTCTCCATCCCTGTTTGGTCAGTCCAGACTCTGAGCTGGCCTTCCTCCGCTGTGTAGCCAGAATACTGCTGCTATGTCTGCTGCCACAAAAGGATGCCAAGTCACATACACTACGCTGCTGCCTCACAGAAGTCATCACTactaaag TGTTGAAGCCTTTGGTGGAAGTGCTCAGCGATCCAGACTCCATAAACAGGATGCTGCTGTCTCAGCTGGAGCAGAGGGAGCAGCAGGCTGAGCAGCAGAAGAAAGCCTACACCTACGCTGCCTCCTACGAAGACTTCATCAAACTGATATCAACCTCTGCTGATGTCAATTTCCTCAAACAACTCAG GTATCAGATAGTGGTAGAGATTATTCATGCCACCACCATCAGCAGCCTGCCTCAGCTCAAGAAGCAGAAAG AGCGAAAAGGTAAAGAGTCCGCAGCCATGAAGGCAGACCTGCTGAGGGCCAGAGATATGAAACGATATATCAATCATCTGACTGTTGCTAAGAAACAATGTGAGAAACGGATACGCTTACTCGGTGGACCAAACTACGAGAACAGTGAGGAGGGAGGGGCCGACGACAGCGATGAGCCTCAAAGTCAGAAG ATTCTGCAGTTTGATGACATCCTGTGTAATCCAGGGTACAGGGAGCATTTCAGAGTTTACATGGAGAGAGTTGATAAGACAGCTCTGATCAGCTTCTGGGAACTGGTGGAAACACTGAAAACGGCCAACAAG aatgAAGTGCCCCAAATCGTCGGGGAAATCTACCAAAAATTCTttgtggagagcagggagattCCAGTGGAGAAGTTTCTCCTCAAGGAGATCCAACAGAGTCTGGTGGGGAACAGAGGGACACAAGTGTTTGTTCGACTACAAGAACAG GTGGCTGAGACCATGAGGGAGCGTTACTACCCCTCCTTCCTGGTTTCTGACCACTACGATAGGCTGATCAGACGAGACGAACagaacagccaatcacagtgcAGCACtgaggaaaaggaggaagag TGCCAGGGTCTAGACGCAGGAGAGGAGGTTGGTGATGAAGGCAGTAAAAGAATCAATGAGCAGGCCAGCTATGCTGCTACGAAGCTCCGCCTACTCTACGACAAACTGGAGTACAAGCGGCAGGCCCTGGGCTCCATCCAGAACGCACCAAAACCAGACAAGAAG attgTGAGCAAATTAAAGGAAGAGATCGGAGCCATGGAGAAAGAACACGGTGAACTGCAGCAACATATCACCAGGACTGACTGGTGGTGTGAAAACCTGGGGCACTGGAGGGCGACCATCACTACTGCTGAG gcTACAGAAGAGGGTGGAGAGACGGTAGcttgttacagtgtgtgtgttagcctaGTGGAAGCAGAGGAGACAGCCAACAGTCGCTGGAGCGTCCAGAGGAAACTTACTGAATTCCAGATGTTGCACCGCAAACTCACTGAG TGTTTTCCATCATTGAAGAAACTCCAGTTACCATCACTCAGCAAGCTTCCCTTCAAATCCATCGACCAGAAGTTCTTAGACAAGAGCAAAACTCAGCTCAATGCCTTTCTCCAG cgtctGTTGACAGATGAGCGATTGTGCCAGTCAGAGGCTCTCTATGCGTTCCTCAGCCCGTCCCCAGAGCACCTCAAG GTGATGTCAATCCAGAAGAAATCGTCCTTCTCTCTGGCCTCCTTCCTGGAGAAGCTGCCGGGAGACTTCTTCTCTCATACTGAG gaGGAGGCTGACGATGACAGTGACTTGTCAGACTACGGTGATGATTCGGATGGGAGGAGAGACGCCCTGGCTGAACCCTGTTTCATGCTCATAGGAGAGATCTTTGAACTCAGAGGAA TGTTTAAGTGGGTGAGGAAGACTCTAATTGCACTAGTCCAGGTGACATTTGGACGAACTATCAACAA aCAGATCCGAGACACAGTGAACTGGATCTTCTGTGAACAGATGTCGGTggtttacatcagtgtgttcagGGACACCTTCTGGCCCAACGGGAAGTTAGCGCCACACGTCAAGGTCCGAACTGACACTGAACGCAGTGAAACTAAGGAACGGGCTCAACAGAAACTACTTGACAATATCCCAG ATGCACTAGCAAATCTAGTTGGCCAGCAGAATGCCCGCTTTGGAATCATCAAGATCTTCAATGCCCTGCAGGAGGCGAGTGCCAACAAACATCTTCTCTAT GTGTTGATGGAAATGTTACTCAAGGAAGTGTGCCCTGAACTCAGCGCGGAGGTGGACaacatctga